A section of the Primulina eburnea isolate SZY01 chromosome 1, ASM2296580v1, whole genome shotgun sequence genome encodes:
- the LOC140811514 gene encoding uncharacterized protein, whose amino-acid sequence MATRGNKGKRKEVAQESGAKNIRGIDRVPQGRRWRPAAEVAARADAEVEQLVNRVDEMELAVARFQNMHPAKFFGNEGSDRAEGWLKHMEFVFNTVHYDSDRRLIMAVLQLRDRAQRWWEATTNVLQQTGSQITWEVFRAKFLQEYAPPSYYSTRDSEFHRLVQSNMSVEEYARQLSALLTYVPHVAVSEKGKISKFL is encoded by the coding sequence ATGGCAACTAGAGGAAATAAAGGGAAAAGGAAAGAAGTGGCTCAGGAGTCTGGGGCAAAGAATATCAGAGGAATTGACAGAGTTCCTCAAGGTAGACGCTGGCGTCCTGCTGCAGAGGTAGCCGCTAGAGCTGATGCAGAGGTAGAACAGTTGGTGAACAGGGTTGATGAAATGGAATTGGCTGTAGCTCGATTTCAAAATATGCATCCCGCGAAATTCTTTGGGAATGAAGGCAGTGATCGAGCAGAAGGATGGCTGAAACACATGGAATTCGTGTTTAACACAGTGCATTATGATTCTGATAGAAGGTTGATCATGGCAGTTCTCCAATTACGGGATCGTGCACAGCGTTGGTGGGAGGCTACTACCAATGTATTGCAACAAACAGGTAGTCAAATCACTTGGGAGGTGTTTCGTGCTAAATTTCTCCAAGAATATGCTCCACCATCCTACTATTCAACCCGAGATTCAGAATTTCATCGACTAGTTCAGAGCAATATGTCCGTTGAAGAATATGCTCGACAACTTTCTGCTCTCCTCACTTATGTGCCACATGTGGCTGTGAGTGAAAAAggtaaaatttcaaaatttttgtaa